One Heyndrickxia oleronia genomic window, AAGAACATATCTTCCGTTCTAGCAATCCTTATCTAGTTTCTAATCATGATCAAACAGAATGGATGCAAGTATTTTCGGCAAATTCAAAGGCAGATTCAGAATGTATTTTTAGCGAAGAATTCGCCCTAGCAGCTACAATTTCTCATTTAAATATTAATCCAGGTGATGATCATAGAACGGAACCAATTTTTATGTTATTCCCAGGAACGCCGATAGAAAAAGAAGCGATTGAAAGTTTAAAAACCATTAAATTTTAGGAGAAAGTTATGAAAATTATTGATGCACATATCCATTTCTCCAATATTCGTTCATTCCATGAAACCGCTAATCAGCAATCACATGTTGACTACTCAAAATCTGGGATTGTAAAGGAATTTTCTGAAGCTGGAGTTGTCCTAGGTATAGGCATGGGGTTAACCGAAACAAAAGGGATAGGATTCCCGGATCCCGAAGCAATGACCCCTATGGGATTAGATTTAGAAACTGAGCTACCAAATAACATCGTTTACTGTGCAGGAATTAATCCATATTCTTTAAATGACCAAAGTCTAATATTACTAGAAAAAGAGCTCCAAAAACCAAATGTAGTGGGATTAAAGATATATTTGGGTTATTATCCTTTCTATGCTTATGATGAAGTATATCATCCAGTCTATGAACTTGCTGAAAAATATGATGTTCCGGTTGTTTTTCATACGGGGGATACTTATTCTGAGCGTGGTTTACTGAAATTTTCTCATCCACTCACATTAGATGAAGTAGCTGTTCGGTACCGAAATATCCGTTTTATCATGGCTCATTTCGGTGATCCCTGGGTATTAACAGGGGCAGAAGTTGTTTATAAAAATTCAAATATGTATGCTGATTTATCAGGCTTAATTGTTGGTACTGAAAAAGAGTTGAAAAGTTATTCGGAAGGCCGTTTTTTAGACCATTTACGTCATGCATTAGTTTATTGTGATCAATATGATCGATTACTATTTGGGACGGATTGGCCATTAGCACCGGTAAAACCCTATATTGAATTCGTAAAGAATCTAATACCAGAAAGATTTCACGAAGATGTTTTTTTCAATAATGCTTTAAAAGTGTTTCCACGGTTAAGAAACATTATAGATTAACGATAAGGGGATACAAAAGATGAAACTAGTAAGTGGTACCATTGCTTTAAGTTTCTCATTTGTAATGTTTATGTATTTAATTGAAACATTTTTACCGTATGCTAATAACAATATTGGTTTATTTGTTTTTCCTTTTACCCTTTTGTTCTTGTCTATTTATTTTTTTGTAACTTATAAACAGGAAAAAGTGAAGAAAGTAAAGGGGATTAAGTTTGAGGATAGTGATTATGATAGGTAATAAAGAGTAGGCTATGAATACGGAAGTTCCGTATTCATAGCCCTTTTTTAGTTTTTCACTCTATTTAACTGAATAAGTGAACTTATAGTTGCAAGTGTTAACCCAATAATAAATCCTTGGATCATACCAACGAATAATGTGCAAATAAATGTAATGAGTAAACTAAATCCATCAAGGGGCTTATTTTTTAATAGTATAATCATCCTTTTAAAATTTATTAAAGGGTAGACGGAAACAATTATCACAGCTGCTAGAGTTGCAAGTGGTAAATAATAAAATATAGATGTGAAAAAGAGGAGAGTAGTTAATATCATGAACATAGAAATGATGTTTGCAAGTTTAGTTTGTGCACCCGATTGATAGTTAACAGCTGTCCGGGACAATGCACCAGCAACTGGAATCGATCCGACAAAAGCGCTTGAAATATTTGCTGAACCTAATGCAGTCATTTCCCGATTAGGGTGAATTAGTTGATTTTCCTTTTCTGCAATAGAATGGGCGATTGCATATGATTCTAGGAAGGATATGAAGGCGATAATAAATGCAGTAGGTATAAGTGCTTTCATATCTTCCAAATTTATTTTAGGAAGAATAAATTCAGGAACCCCATTTGGAATAAAGCCAACTATGGCTGTATGGTATGGTAATAAAAACATTTTATTTATGATTGGAAAAAGAAAAACAAGTAATATTGGTCCAGGTGAAATGCTAGTAGTTCTCTTTAGGATTATTAATATAATGATACTCCCTATACCAATCAAGGAAGTGACTGGATGAATAGAAGGTAGGTTTGTAAACAATTTAGACATATAGTTAAGAACATTAGTTTGTGTAATCCGTTCTATACCTAATAAAACATCGATTTGATGTAGAATTATTATAACTGCTGCAGCAGAAATAAACCCACTGATCACATGTTTAGGGATGTAATTAAATAATTTGCCTACATGAAAAATCCCTAATAGAATTTGAATGATTCCTACTAACAAAGTAAGTTGTACCATTGCTTCAAAAAAATGAAGAGACTGTGGTTTTGCTATTGAAAAAACTCCTGCAAAAGCAATAAGAGAGATGATGGAAGTTGGGCCAACAGATAAAAATTTGGATGAACCGAGTAATGTATATATTAATAAAGAAGTAATGGCTGCATATAGGCCATATACAGGATTGACACCTGCAAGATTCGCATAGGCCATACTTTGTGGGATAAACAGTATGGCAACGATGATACCAGCAGTTAGATCACTTGAAAAGGAATGACGAAAATGGTGGTTTCTAACATGTGGAATCGAAGTATGTTTTAGTGCCACAAATGTTCTCCTTTCTATAGTTTGTTCTTTTAAAACATATTCGAAATACAAGGATTTATGAGTAGGATGATGGGGAAAAAGAGGCTTGTCTACAAGAAATAAAGTTCTTTGTAAACAAGCCTCTTATTATTGTTAGTATAAATTGGATCTTTTCACATATAGTTTTTGGTGTGTATGCTTCATTTTTTAATCTATGTTTGATTGCTTAGAACTTTAGTAATATCCTAATACTTTTTCTTACAAAGTAAATGAAAAATTATAATTTAAATGAACTCTTTAATGATACTACACGATTAAAGACGATTGAATCAGATGTAGAATGTTTTGGATCAACATTAAAATACCCGTGTCTGAAGAATTGAAATTTATCATATGGTTTCGCATCAGCCATATTTGGTTCTACAAATCCTTGGGCAACTTCCAATGAATTTGGATTGATATGATCTAGGAATGTTCCGCCATCTTCATCTAGTTCCTCGTCTAATATTAATGAATCGTATAAACGAAACTCAGCAGGAACTGCTTTTGAAGCTTCGACCCAATGAATCGTACCTTTTACTTTTCTACCTGTAAATCCAGTGCCACTCTTTGTTTCAGGATCATAGGTACAACGTAATTCTATAACTTCACCGTTTTCATCTTTTATGACCTCTTCACATTTTATGAAATAGGCATGTTTTAAACGTACCTCATTCCCAGGGAAAAGGCGGAAATATTTCTTTGGCGGATCCTCCATAAAGTCCTCTTGTTCAATATAAATCTCACGAGAGAATGGAATTTTTCTCATTCCCATTTCTGGAACTTCAGGATTGATTTCCGCGTCCAGCATCTCTACTTGTCCTTCTGGATAATTAGTAATGACAACTTTTAATGGTTTCAATACTGCCATTGTACGAGGTGCTTTTAATTTTAGATCTTCACGGATAAAATGCTCAAGCATTTGAACATCTACTGCACCACTGCCCTTTGTAATCGCAAGTTCTTCACAAAAGGCGCGTATTGCCTCAGGTGTGTAGCCTCTGCGACGTAAACCAGAAATGGTTGGTAGGCGAGGATCATCCCAGCCATCAACAATTTTTTCATCAACTAATAGCTTTAGTTTTCGTTTACTCATGACTGTATTCGTTAAATTTAGACGTCCAAATTCAATTTGTCTAGGAGTTGCTTCCATTTCACAGTTTTTAACTACCCAATCGTAAAGTGGTCGTTGATCTTCAAATTCTACCGTACACAGTGAATGAGTAATTCCTTCAATAGCATCCTCAATTGGATGGGCAAATGCATACATCGGATAAATACACCATTTATCTCCTGTATTATGATGATTAGTATGTGAGATACGATATAGAACTGGATCTCTTAAGTTAATATTAGGGGAAGCCATATCAATTTTTGCACGTAATACTTTTTCACCATTGGCAAATACACCATTCTTCATTCGTTCGAATAAATCAAGATTCTCTTCGATTGAACGGTTTCTTGAAGGGCTCTCTATTCCAGGTTCTGTTAATGTACCACGATGCTCTCTAATTTCATCAGCTGAAAAGTCTTCTACATAGGCAAGTCCTTTTTTTATTAAAAGCACAGCTCTTTTATACATTTCATCAAAATAGTCGGAGGCAAAGTGAAGATTTTCCCACTCATAGCCAAGCCATTTTACATCTTCCTTAATTGACTCAACAAATTCAATGTCTTCCTTTAAAGGATTTGTATCATCAAAACGGAGGTTTGTCTTGCCATTAAATTCATCTGCTAAAGAGAAGTTAATAAAGATGGATTTTGCATGACCGATATGCAAGTAACCATTTGGTTCAGGAGGAAAACGAGTAACAATTGTATCATGTTTTCCGTTATGTAAATCTTCCACCATAATATTTTTTATAAAATTGGACGGAGTCGCTTTTTCTTCCATTAATTAATCACCCTTCTAACACATTCATTTTGCATATTCTAATATTATAACAAACAAAACAAAACAGTAAACATTTCTCTTAAGAATATGTAAAGAAAAGGGTTCTTCTTTATGTTATATATAGAAAACATGGTAAAATAAATGGATGTGAGGGGAGAGAGAACTATTTGGAAGAGATAATTAAGAAAACAGAGCAATTTATAAAAAAAGAATTGGGCGAGGATACTAGTGGCCATGATTATTATCATGTGAACCGTGTAAGGAAACTTGCTTTACATATAGCTAAAAATGAAGCAAATGGAGATCTGTTCATTATTGAAATGGCGGCCCTCCTTCATGATATACCTGACGAAAAATTAAACACGGACATCCATGAAGGGATGATTAAATTACAATCCTTTTTAGCCTCCATTCAGCTAACAGATGTCCAAAGCAAACAAATCATCAATATAATCAGTAAGCTATCATTTAGAGGGGGAAATGAAGCAGAGTTAACTACCTTTGAAGAAAAAGTAGTTCGCGATGCTGACCGACTTGATGCAATTGGGGCAATGGGGATTGCTCGTGTTTTTGCCTATGGAGGAAAAAAAGGACAACCAATATATGATCCAGACATTGCAGTACGTGAAAACATGACAGTGGAACAATATCGAAAGGGAAAATCAAGTTCAATCCATCATTTTTACGAAAAGCTATTATTACTAAAGAATCGAATGCATACCGAGACTGCCAAAAAATTGGCCGAAGAAAGACATCAGTGGATAGAAAACTTTTTAAAACAATTTTTTAAAGAATGGAATGGTGACATATGAGATCATTAACTGTTGAAAATCTTTCAAAATCTTACGGTGATAAACAATTATTTCAACAGATTTCATTTCATATTAATGAAAAAGAAAGAGTGGGTCTCATTGGTGTAAATGGAACCGGAAAATCTAGTCTGCTTAAAATTATTGCAAAAATTGATGATCCAGATACAGGTGAATTAATCCACCCGAATGATTACACAATTAACTATTTATCACAACAACCAGATTTAAATCCTGAACTTTCTATTTTAGAACAGGTATATCAAGGAGAAGCGGCGATAATGAAGCTGTTACGAGAATATGAGACCGCTCTTATAAAACTCGAACAGGAACCGGAAAATCAAGTATATCAAGAACAGCTATTTAAACTTCAATCTGATATGGATGCACAAAATGCTTGGGATGCAAGTTCAAATGCAAAAACTATTTTATCCAAATTAGGTATTGATCATTTTTATAGAAAAATTGGAGAGTTGTCTGGAGGACAACAAAAGCGTGTTGCTTTAGCGCAAGTTCTTATTGAAACACCAGATTTATTAATCTTAGATGAACCAACCAATCATCTAGACTATGAATCGATCAAATGGTTAGAAGAGTATTTAGCAAAATATCAAGGTGCAGTTCTATTAGTTACTCATGATCGTTATTTCCTTGATCATGTTACGAACCGAATTTTTGAATTGGATCACGGTTCTTTATATGCTTATCAAGGGAATTATCAATCCTTTATTGAAGCGAAGGCGAGACGAGATGAAGAAAGTATCCAAACAGAAGAAAAAAGAAAAAACTTATATCGAAGAGAATTAGCATGGATGAGACGTGGAGCAAAAGCACGTTCTACGAAACAAAAAGCAAGAATACAAAGATTTGAAGAGTTAGAAGGGAACTTAGGAAATGTTCCAGCAAAAGAAAACGTAGACATTGCTATCCAAGGAAGTCGATTAGGTAAACAAGTGTTCGAATTTCAACATGCTTATAAATCGTATCCGACTCAAATGATTTTAAAAGATTTTAATTGGTTAGTAAAACCTCAGGATCGCTTTGGAATCGTTGGTAAAAACGGAAGTGGCAAATCAACGCTTATGAATATGATTGCTGGTAAAATTGAGTTGGATCAAGGTAGTTTTATAACAGGTCAAACGGTGAAAATCGCCTATTACCAACAACAAAATGAAGAGTTAGATGAATCGAAACGAATGATAGAATATATAAGGGAATATGGGGACGTTGTAACGACTAAGGATGGGGAAACCATCTCTGCAGCCCAAATGCTAGAAAGATTTTTATTTCCGATGCATACCCACGGTACCCCTATTAGAAAATTATCAGGTGGGGAAAAGCGTCGCTTGTATTTATTAAAACTATTAATGGGAAAACCGAATGTTCTCCTTTTGGATGAACCAACGAATGATCTAGACACCCAGACTTTAACGGTTTTAGAGGATTATTTAGAAGAGTTCCCTGGTGTAGTCATTTCAGTCTCGCATGATCGCTATTTTCTTGATAAAACTGCTGAACAGCTTCTCGTGTTTCAAGGAGATGGAGTGATTGATAAATATTATGGGACATATAGTGAGTATTTGGAGCAATCTGTGAAGACTATCAAGTCAGGGCAAGTAAAAGAAAAAGTAAAAGAAGACACGTCAGCGATTGAACAAAATAAACCGGCTAAAAAGAAAAAATTATCCTATAATGAGCAACGCGAATGGGATGAGATTGATACCAAAATTTCGGAAACAGAAGAAAAACTTGAATTACTTCAAAATCAATTAAATCAGGTTGGGAGTGATTTTGAAAAGGCCCAAGCACTAACAGAGGAAATTGACGTTGAAAATGAGAAGCTTGAACAATTAATTGAA contains:
- a CDS encoding amidohydrolase family protein, with the translated sequence MKIIDAHIHFSNIRSFHETANQQSHVDYSKSGIVKEFSEAGVVLGIGMGLTETKGIGFPDPEAMTPMGLDLETELPNNIVYCAGINPYSLNDQSLILLEKELQKPNVVGLKIYLGYYPFYAYDEVYHPVYELAEKYDVPVVFHTGDTYSERGLLKFSHPLTLDEVAVRYRNIRFIMAHFGDPWVLTGAEVVYKNSNMYADLSGLIVGTEKELKSYSEGRFLDHLRHALVYCDQYDRLLFGTDWPLAPVKPYIEFVKNLIPERFHEDVFFNNALKVFPRLRNIID
- a CDS encoding ABC-F family ATP-binding cassette domain-containing protein; the protein is MRSLTVENLSKSYGDKQLFQQISFHINEKERVGLIGVNGTGKSSLLKIIAKIDDPDTGELIHPNDYTINYLSQQPDLNPELSILEQVYQGEAAIMKLLREYETALIKLEQEPENQVYQEQLFKLQSDMDAQNAWDASSNAKTILSKLGIDHFYRKIGELSGGQQKRVALAQVLIETPDLLILDEPTNHLDYESIKWLEEYLAKYQGAVLLVTHDRYFLDHVTNRIFELDHGSLYAYQGNYQSFIEAKARRDEESIQTEEKRKNLYRRELAWMRRGAKARSTKQKARIQRFEELEGNLGNVPAKENVDIAIQGSRLGKQVFEFQHAYKSYPTQMILKDFNWLVKPQDRFGIVGKNGSGKSTLMNMIAGKIELDQGSFITGQTVKIAYYQQQNEELDESKRMIEYIREYGDVVTTKDGETISAAQMLERFLFPMHTHGTPIRKLSGGEKRRLYLLKLLMGKPNVLLLDEPTNDLDTQTLTVLEDYLEEFPGVVISVSHDRYFLDKTAEQLLVFQGDGVIDKYYGTYSEYLEQSVKTIKSGQVKEKVKEDTSAIEQNKPAKKKKLSYNEQREWDEIDTKISETEEKLELLQNQLNQVGSDFEKAQALTEEIDVENEKLEQLIERWSYLSELIESFSS
- a CDS encoding HD domain-containing protein yields the protein MEEIIKKTEQFIKKELGEDTSGHDYYHVNRVRKLALHIAKNEANGDLFIIEMAALLHDIPDEKLNTDIHEGMIKLQSFLASIQLTDVQSKQIINIISKLSFRGGNEAELTTFEEKVVRDADRLDAIGAMGIARVFAYGGKKGQPIYDPDIAVRENMTVEQYRKGKSSSIHHFYEKLLLLKNRMHTETAKKLAEERHQWIENFLKQFFKEWNGDI
- a CDS encoding glutamine--tRNA ligase/YqeY domain fusion protein; this encodes MEEKATPSNFIKNIMVEDLHNGKHDTIVTRFPPEPNGYLHIGHAKSIFINFSLADEFNGKTNLRFDDTNPLKEDIEFVESIKEDVKWLGYEWENLHFASDYFDEMYKRAVLLIKKGLAYVEDFSADEIREHRGTLTEPGIESPSRNRSIEENLDLFERMKNGVFANGEKVLRAKIDMASPNINLRDPVLYRISHTNHHNTGDKWCIYPMYAFAHPIEDAIEGITHSLCTVEFEDQRPLYDWVVKNCEMEATPRQIEFGRLNLTNTVMSKRKLKLLVDEKIVDGWDDPRLPTISGLRRRGYTPEAIRAFCEELAITKGSGAVDVQMLEHFIREDLKLKAPRTMAVLKPLKVVITNYPEGQVEMLDAEINPEVPEMGMRKIPFSREIYIEQEDFMEDPPKKYFRLFPGNEVRLKHAYFIKCEEVIKDENGEVIELRCTYDPETKSGTGFTGRKVKGTIHWVEASKAVPAEFRLYDSLILDEELDEDGGTFLDHINPNSLEVAQGFVEPNMADAKPYDKFQFFRHGYFNVDPKHSTSDSIVFNRVVSLKSSFKL
- a CDS encoding SulP family inorganic anion transporter, coding for MALKHTSIPHVRNHHFRHSFSSDLTAGIIVAILFIPQSMAYANLAGVNPVYGLYAAITSLLIYTLLGSSKFLSVGPTSIISLIAFAGVFSIAKPQSLHFFEAMVQLTLLVGIIQILLGIFHVGKLFNYIPKHVISGFISAAAVIIILHQIDVLLGIERITQTNVLNYMSKLFTNLPSIHPVTSLIGIGSIIILIILKRTTSISPGPILLVFLFPIINKMFLLPYHTAIVGFIPNGVPEFILPKINLEDMKALIPTAFIIAFISFLESYAIAHSIAEKENQLIHPNREMTALGSANISSAFVGSIPVAGALSRTAVNYQSGAQTKLANIISMFMILTTLLFFTSIFYYLPLATLAAVIIVSVYPLINFKRMIILLKNKPLDGFSLLITFICTLFVGMIQGFIIGLTLATISSLIQLNRVKN